The following are encoded in a window of Brevibacillus sp. DP1.3A genomic DNA:
- a CDS encoding VWA domain-containing protein gives MQWMGLGNLWFALIIPAIIVLYLLKRKVEDRVIPSTLLWQRTMQNWEAVKPWERLRRNLLLLLQLLAACLLVLALIRPAVPTEGITSDHTILVVDTSGSMMAKEGNETRLQRAVSQAKALVEKLGSSQTMTLIEAGREPNVLVSKSADKEPLLQAIEKLAPFSGTSDQIAALSLAGAIAENEPGSGVVWMGDGSGERKLDGGSVPAFSGSFQFIQMGSTRENTAIGVFVTQPTEKGVEGLLRVDNHGSMPAKGKVTVFDEQDKLLDTDSFAIGAGSSQTFSFQKLAVSSVYRAVIEPEQDGLSQDNVMWSVPFATGKGKAALYSPEGNRFLHQVLQTVGSLEVETIQQAPDAAEAARDLWVFDGVVPDQLPKGNILLIAPNKKTGWLPLAGEKELDQQPRPVSLDDPLLKHVDWRDVHVAKGYVLDEMPGMKPLVRAGDVDLVRAGIIDGRRMVIIGFDLHASDFPLRPAFPIFMQNVVNWLSPGQTAPIPTAHPGEVLTIPLSPGATTRTLTYPNGHQQSLTENATSKTMQLPELTGLYRLDEGVDTGTKSTYFTVQMNEEESNITPKSVSVARKNTEEQKESEEATATDTTGALGTKELTYWLAAFALLVLLVEWRVYQRGY, from the coding sequence ATGCAGTGGATGGGTTTGGGCAACTTGTGGTTTGCGCTGATTATCCCGGCCATCATCGTCCTCTACCTGCTCAAGCGAAAAGTAGAGGATCGTGTCATACCAAGTACACTCCTGTGGCAGCGCACGATGCAAAACTGGGAAGCAGTGAAACCGTGGGAAAGGCTGCGGCGCAACCTGTTGTTGCTACTGCAATTGCTCGCAGCCTGCTTGCTCGTGCTGGCTTTGATCCGACCGGCCGTGCCCACTGAGGGAATCACATCCGACCATACGATTTTGGTCGTGGATACATCAGGGAGCATGATGGCGAAGGAAGGGAACGAGACGCGACTGCAACGAGCCGTTTCACAGGCAAAAGCACTCGTAGAGAAGCTGGGAAGCAGCCAGACGATGACCCTCATCGAGGCAGGGCGTGAGCCGAATGTTTTGGTTTCCAAAAGTGCAGATAAAGAGCCGCTCTTGCAAGCCATCGAAAAGCTTGCGCCTTTTTCTGGGACATCCGATCAAATCGCAGCCTTGTCATTAGCGGGAGCTATTGCAGAGAATGAGCCAGGCAGTGGAGTGGTTTGGATGGGGGATGGAAGCGGGGAACGCAAGCTGGATGGAGGCTCAGTCCCTGCTTTTTCTGGGAGTTTTCAGTTCATACAGATGGGGAGCACCCGCGAGAATACCGCAATCGGTGTTTTTGTGACTCAGCCTACGGAAAAAGGGGTAGAGGGACTGCTGCGGGTGGACAATCACGGTAGTATGCCTGCGAAAGGAAAAGTCACTGTTTTTGATGAGCAAGACAAGCTGCTGGATACGGATTCTTTTGCGATTGGAGCAGGTAGCTCTCAGACATTTTCGTTTCAGAAGCTGGCGGTGTCTAGCGTTTATCGTGCAGTCATCGAACCGGAGCAGGACGGCCTTTCTCAGGATAATGTCATGTGGAGTGTTCCATTCGCTACAGGGAAAGGAAAAGCAGCGTTGTATTCGCCAGAGGGGAACCGTTTCCTCCATCAAGTATTGCAGACAGTCGGAAGTCTTGAGGTGGAAACAATTCAGCAGGCACCAGATGCTGCGGAGGCTGCGCGTGATCTGTGGGTTTTTGACGGAGTCGTGCCAGACCAGCTACCAAAAGGAAACATTTTGTTGATTGCTCCGAACAAGAAAACAGGGTGGTTGCCGCTTGCTGGAGAAAAAGAACTGGATCAACAGCCAAGGCCAGTTTCCCTGGATGACCCGCTGCTCAAGCATGTAGATTGGCGGGATGTGCACGTCGCCAAAGGATACGTATTGGACGAGATGCCTGGCATGAAGCCATTGGTACGTGCAGGCGATGTCGATCTGGTCAGAGCCGGAATCATAGACGGTCGACGAATGGTTATCATCGGATTTGATTTGCATGCATCGGACTTTCCGCTGCGTCCTGCATTTCCGATTTTCATGCAAAATGTCGTCAACTGGCTGTCACCTGGTCAAACAGCCCCAATCCCCACAGCACATCCGGGAGAGGTCTTGACTATCCCACTCTCACCAGGAGCGACGACACGTACCTTGACGTATCCGAATGGACACCAGCAGTCTCTTACGGAGAATGCCACGTCGAAAACGATGCAGCTACCGGAGTTGACCGGATTGTATCGTCTTGACGAAGGGGTAGATACAGGGACAAAAAGTACGTATTTTACTGTCCAAATGAATGAGGAAGAATCGAATATTACACCAAAGTCTGTGAGCGTTGCCCGGAAGAATACCGAAGAACAAAAGGAGAGTGAGGAAGCAACAGCGACTGACACAACAGGAGCACTGGGAACAAAGGAGTTGACCTATTGGTTGGCGGCATTTGCTCTCTTGGTGTTATTGGTGGAATGGAGGGTGTATCAGCGTGGGTATTAA
- a CDS encoding ABC transporter ATP-binding protein: MIQIQNLRKRYGKMEALKGLSLEIDKGTVFGFVGPNGAGKSTTMSILATLLEPTSGKAYVGGYEVTKHPKEVRKLIGYMPDFFGVYDNLTAEEYLDFYGANYDIPAAERKQIIPQLLELVNLTHKRDAYVDSLSRGMKQRLGLARSLVHNPEVLILDEPASGLDPRARIELREILKELRDMGKTIIISSHILPELAEMCDVIGIVEEGNLVAFGRVDEIYSKMQEQRVLRIRLLDRVEEAMTRLREMPGITRVTREGNWVVAGFSGNDEEQVELLRELAVSGYPVAAFNEAVGDLEEIFLEITKGVGS, from the coding sequence GTGATCCAGATCCAAAATTTGCGCAAGCGCTACGGCAAAATGGAAGCGTTAAAAGGACTTTCGCTCGAAATTGACAAGGGTACCGTTTTTGGTTTCGTCGGTCCGAACGGGGCAGGGAAATCGACGACGATGTCCATTTTAGCGACTTTATTAGAGCCGACCAGTGGGAAAGCATACGTAGGCGGCTACGAAGTGACCAAGCATCCAAAGGAAGTACGCAAGCTGATCGGCTACATGCCTGACTTTTTTGGTGTCTACGACAATTTGACAGCAGAAGAGTACCTCGATTTTTACGGCGCGAACTACGATATTCCGGCAGCAGAGCGAAAACAAATTATTCCGCAGCTATTAGAGCTGGTAAATCTCACCCACAAGCGGGATGCCTACGTCGACTCGTTGTCGCGGGGGATGAAGCAGCGACTCGGATTGGCTCGCTCGCTGGTTCACAATCCGGAAGTGCTCATTTTGGACGAACCAGCTTCTGGGTTGGACCCACGTGCACGCATCGAGCTGCGGGAGATTTTGAAGGAACTGCGGGACATGGGCAAGACGATTATCATTAGCTCGCACATATTGCCTGAGCTAGCGGAGATGTGCGACGTCATCGGGATTGTGGAGGAAGGCAATCTGGTTGCCTTTGGACGAGTCGATGAGATTTACTCAAAAATGCAAGAACAGCGGGTATTGCGCATCCGCCTGTTGGATCGGGTTGAGGAAGCAATGACGCGCTTGCGTGAGATGCCCGGCATTACCAGGGTGACACGCGAAGGGAACTGGGTCGTTGCGGGCTTTTCAGGCAATGACGAAGAACAGGTTGAGCTGCTGCGGGAGCTTGCGGTGTCAGGCTATCCTGTTGCCGCGTTTAATGAGGCAGTTGGTGATTTGGAAGAAATCTTCTTGGAAATTACGAAAGGGGTGGGCTCATGA
- a CDS encoding MoxR family ATPase yields MAQQTLEDCLQRVELVRQEIGKVLVGQKEVVEQLLWAVFAGGHALLEGVPGLGKTLLVRTLSQAFELSFQRIQFTPDLMPTDITGTNILLVDEKGQQSFQFQHGPIFAHVVLADEINRATPKTQSALLEAMQERTVSAGGVTRPLPEPFFVLATQNPLEQEGTYPLPEAQMDRFLLKIDVPYPTEEELKMIVRQTTTSQVITVEKVASAEQIAEIQQAAREVLVADAVLDYAVKLLLATHPGEQAIASVNKYVRNGAGPRGVQSIVSLAKVRALLAGRYNLAYEDVTAVALPALRHRIFLNFEGEANGIRPDRVIMDILNELGTQKV; encoded by the coding sequence ATGGCGCAGCAAACGCTAGAAGATTGCTTGCAGCGAGTAGAGCTTGTCAGGCAGGAAATTGGAAAGGTATTGGTAGGACAAAAGGAGGTGGTCGAGCAACTTCTGTGGGCCGTGTTTGCAGGTGGACATGCGCTTTTGGAAGGCGTACCCGGATTGGGCAAAACGCTGCTTGTTCGGACACTTTCCCAAGCCTTCGAGCTGTCGTTTCAGCGGATTCAGTTCACACCGGACCTGATGCCGACAGATATTACTGGAACGAACATCCTGTTGGTCGACGAGAAGGGACAGCAGTCTTTCCAATTCCAACATGGTCCGATCTTCGCTCATGTTGTGCTGGCTGACGAGATCAACCGGGCGACGCCCAAGACGCAAAGCGCCCTGTTGGAGGCCATGCAGGAGCGAACAGTTTCAGCCGGGGGAGTGACTCGTCCGCTGCCAGAGCCGTTCTTCGTTCTCGCGACACAGAACCCGCTAGAGCAAGAAGGGACATACCCGTTGCCAGAAGCGCAAATGGACCGTTTTTTATTGAAGATCGACGTGCCGTATCCGACGGAAGAAGAACTGAAAATGATCGTACGGCAAACAACCACGAGCCAGGTGATCACCGTGGAAAAAGTGGCTTCAGCTGAGCAAATTGCTGAGATTCAGCAGGCAGCGCGTGAAGTGCTAGTTGCCGATGCGGTACTGGATTACGCCGTGAAGCTGCTTTTAGCGACGCATCCGGGGGAACAGGCGATTGCTTCGGTGAACAAATATGTGCGCAACGGCGCAGGTCCGCGTGGCGTGCAGTCGATTGTCTCCTTGGCAAAGGTACGTGCGTTATTGGCTGGCCGATACAATCTGGCGTACGAGGACGTGACAGCAGTTGCGCTGCCAGCGTTGCGCCACCGCATTTTCCTCAATTTTGAAGGAGAGGCGAACGGCATCCGACCAGACCGCGTCATTATGGATATTTTGAACGAACTGGGGACGCAGAAGGTATGA
- a CDS encoding multicopper oxidase family protein, producing the protein MADFEVLAGIHQGLFLVLLIVMLVPTIMANQLVFRPTKRAFISSARITLCFSWSALFVFAGHLVMTWVLFESFGWLYIKDTLLGFLPFIFVPSLFCLLSTFPRLWELTGKGGRESRQSQVDTDYTRILLQEKNVRSAKANSPDLDDALDAEWRGDASCPELLVPLQASVLGCLIALFLQVFFPAVTLEPSILFLAWGVLLAGVSLLWIRQSWKHQYHSTAENWVKPRRLHHFIRFAAFFLMTALLATIWGNQAMIASRLPDHSPLGGQNQDDHALPDFVFPVKASAHSMPSTGKRRSVDGPTELKQEPPDRTFSLNAQKTTIRQASGKTVEAWTLNGQYPGPELRMKQGELVEIILLNKDISEGLDIHWHGMQTPASYDRIAKGEKSVYRFRAEQTGTYWYHSHQQIPEQVVNGLFGALVIEPAEATTTGVPIRDIAMIHHKDEKAGATLNGSHTRKIETIAPGTTVRLRFINAENAPVTYLLQGTPFQVVAIDGTEVNEPNLIANQALHPGAGGRYDIQFTMPNRPVLFAPAANQHDKGLLLSPDGSEDTVPFLDAELSVFDPARYGSPIALPFDLSSHFDREYQLLIDGQYGFYDGKFERLSTVNGDLLPETRMMMEEGDLIKLTFVNRSFQDQSMYLHGHHMLILSRDGKKVTGSPWWTDTLQVAPGETYEVAFRANNPRASMEESLTKGETAFGIAIPLVYEEHL; encoded by the coding sequence ATGGCTGATTTTGAAGTGCTTGCCGGGATTCATCAAGGATTGTTTCTGGTCCTTCTCATCGTCATGCTGGTCCCGACAATCATGGCAAACCAGCTCGTTTTCCGTCCAACGAAACGGGCTTTCATAAGCAGTGCTCGCATCACTTTATGTTTTTCATGGTCGGCCCTTTTTGTATTTGCGGGGCATTTGGTGATGACGTGGGTTTTGTTTGAATCCTTTGGTTGGCTTTACATAAAGGATACGTTGCTTGGCTTTTTACCTTTTATTTTTGTTCCATCGCTCTTTTGCCTTCTCTCTACTTTTCCACGATTGTGGGAGTTGACCGGGAAAGGCGGCAGAGAGTCAAGGCAGTCACAAGTAGATACGGACTATACCCGCATTTTGTTACAAGAGAAAAATGTTAGGTCTGCAAAAGCAAACTCGCCGGATCTAGACGACGCATTAGATGCAGAGTGGCGAGGAGACGCATCTTGCCCCGAATTGCTCGTTCCGCTGCAAGCAAGCGTCTTGGGCTGTCTGATTGCACTCTTCCTTCAAGTCTTTTTTCCGGCTGTTACGCTGGAACCGTCCATTTTGTTTCTCGCTTGGGGCGTATTATTAGCCGGGGTTTCCCTGCTCTGGATTCGGCAATCGTGGAAGCATCAATACCACTCCACTGCGGAGAATTGGGTAAAACCACGCCGCCTGCACCACTTTATCCGTTTTGCCGCGTTTTTCCTGATGACTGCTTTACTTGCGACGATCTGGGGAAATCAAGCGATGATAGCGAGTCGTCTTCCCGATCATTCACCTTTGGGAGGTCAGAATCAGGACGATCACGCTCTCCCCGATTTCGTTTTCCCTGTAAAGGCAAGTGCCCATTCGATGCCTTCCACAGGGAAACGTAGAAGTGTCGATGGACCAACAGAACTAAAACAAGAACCCCCTGATCGAACGTTTTCGCTGAACGCACAGAAAACAACTATCCGTCAAGCATCAGGAAAAACCGTAGAAGCATGGACCTTGAATGGACAATATCCCGGACCTGAGCTGCGTATGAAGCAAGGTGAGCTCGTCGAAATCATCCTTCTGAACAAGGATATTTCCGAAGGGTTAGACATCCACTGGCACGGCATGCAGACTCCCGCAAGCTATGATCGCATTGCAAAAGGAGAAAAATCTGTTTATCGTTTTCGCGCAGAACAAACAGGAACGTATTGGTATCATTCTCATCAGCAAATTCCTGAGCAAGTAGTGAACGGGCTGTTCGGCGCCCTTGTGATCGAGCCAGCCGAGGCTACGACTACAGGCGTACCTATTCGCGACATCGCCATGATTCATCACAAGGACGAAAAGGCAGGCGCAACGTTAAACGGCTCACATACACGAAAAATCGAAACGATTGCTCCTGGCACAACGGTTCGCCTTCGCTTTATAAACGCCGAAAATGCTCCTGTCACCTATTTGCTACAAGGAACTCCTTTTCAGGTAGTAGCGATTGACGGAACCGAGGTAAACGAACCGAATTTGATTGCCAATCAAGCCTTGCATCCGGGGGCAGGCGGTCGATACGACATTCAGTTTACGATGCCTAATCGTCCTGTGCTATTTGCTCCCGCTGCAAACCAGCATGACAAAGGGCTGCTCTTAAGTCCAGACGGGTCCGAAGATACTGTGCCCTTTTTAGATGCAGAGCTTTCTGTCTTTGACCCTGCACGTTATGGCAGTCCGATTGCGCTTCCTTTTGATCTCTCTTCCCATTTTGATCGGGAATATCAACTGCTCATTGATGGTCAGTACGGATTTTATGACGGTAAATTCGAGCGTTTGTCGACCGTAAATGGCGACTTGCTTCCCGAGACACGGATGATGATGGAAGAGGGTGATCTCATAAAGCTGACTTTCGTAAACCGCAGCTTCCAGGATCAATCGATGTATCTGCACGGTCATCACATGCTCATCTTGAGTCGGGATGGCAAAAAGGTTACAGGAAGTCCATGGTGGACGGACACTCTCCAGGTAGCGCCAGGTGAAACCTATGAAGTTGCTTTCCGCGCGAATAATCCTCGTGCATCAATGGAAGAGAGCCTAACTAAAGGTGAAACTGCTTTTGGTATAGCAATCCCGCTCGTGTATGAAGAGCATCTCTAA
- a CDS encoding VWA domain-containing protein: MGINFIQPLFLLLLLPVAYVIISWWRHQQQMPIGRKATIATIRSLLFLLLVLALAGTQLLTPVQAKTIVFVVDRSASMKDDPRVLSFLREAIGQKQAADKYAVIAVGAEAAVDQPLTIRQEVQPLGVDVNRNATNLAEGIRLASAMIPTNARGKVVLLTDGLETNGDAARQTRLARERGIAVEAVSLQQPNGDEVVLTSVQVPQRLYAGEEYGITVDVESTIATEATLRLYEGNREAGQQTVQIGKGNNRFVFSQKAMQQGFHRYRVEIEPRQDTVAANNQATAYTQVAGAPVVLVAEGHPGAASNLIQALEAGNIKVELRDLALLPKELEGYKQFASIVLADVPATSMTDADMERMRTAVRDLGIGLIMTGGKDSFGMGGWFQTPIEEALPVHMDLKGKEQLPSLGLQLVIDKSGSMSSDARGADKMALAREAAIRATTMMNAQDYIGVIAFDDAPWDVVAPQSVTKLDEIQQQISRIQADGGTDIFPALQLGYERVKAMNTQRKHVILLTDGQSALDDDYEGLLQQMTAENITVSTVALGDDSDRSLLEMIAELGKGRYYFANDAESIPKIFSKETALASRTFIVEKPQVPGYTGVGAWPTLKQTLPPVRAYIATTPKQTAESSLMSADDDPILTRWQYGLGRSVAWTSDLEGKWSPDWVAWGGNSRLWNEIVAWSFPQITEGAWKTTTSVNGAKGNVRVTMPAGGSMPQEMEAVVLNQEMKREVIKLKPVAPGVMEGAFETADPGTYMIQISQKNQGRVMASQTTGLTVSYSPEYGIHADGEKELQEWLSAGGGNQITKPEEAFGGTLPDKWDTQSISEWLLMLAVLLLPIDIAVRRLQLPDQWWARLSSLWRLRKSTSADSEQQAVLSRLGEKRSATRRTREERTDDQKVVSAPLIHSVGAAGNRVKPAAVKNEQAKEKQEKQTQAQPDETLNRLLAAKNRKKSQ, encoded by the coding sequence GTGGGTATTAACTTTATACAGCCGCTATTCCTGTTGCTATTGCTTCCCGTTGCGTACGTCATCATCAGCTGGTGGCGACATCAACAGCAAATGCCAATCGGCAGAAAAGCGACAATTGCAACCATTCGCTCGCTCTTGTTCCTCCTTCTCGTTTTGGCGTTGGCAGGGACACAGCTGCTGACACCTGTTCAGGCGAAAACGATTGTGTTTGTTGTAGATCGATCCGCTTCCATGAAGGACGATCCGCGTGTTCTCTCTTTTTTGCGCGAGGCGATCGGGCAAAAGCAAGCAGCAGATAAGTATGCTGTCATTGCAGTAGGTGCAGAGGCAGCAGTCGATCAACCGTTGACGATACGCCAAGAGGTACAGCCCCTGGGCGTGGATGTCAACCGGAATGCAACCAATTTGGCAGAAGGAATCCGATTGGCGTCTGCCATGATCCCTACCAATGCCAGAGGAAAAGTCGTCTTGCTGACAGATGGTCTGGAAACAAACGGAGATGCGGCACGGCAGACGAGACTGGCGAGGGAGCGAGGAATCGCTGTAGAGGCTGTTTCCTTGCAGCAACCAAACGGGGATGAGGTCGTTCTTACATCTGTACAGGTACCGCAAAGACTGTATGCGGGAGAGGAATACGGCATTACCGTTGATGTGGAGAGTACGATAGCGACCGAGGCAACCCTACGCCTGTATGAAGGCAATCGCGAGGCGGGCCAGCAAACAGTACAGATCGGCAAGGGCAACAACCGCTTCGTTTTTTCACAAAAAGCGATGCAGCAAGGTTTCCATCGCTATCGTGTGGAAATCGAGCCGCGACAAGATACTGTAGCGGCGAACAATCAGGCTACAGCCTATACACAGGTAGCCGGGGCACCAGTCGTACTCGTAGCCGAAGGGCATCCAGGTGCCGCTAGCAACCTCATTCAAGCGCTGGAGGCGGGCAATATCAAGGTGGAGCTGCGCGATCTCGCACTGCTGCCAAAGGAGCTTGAGGGCTACAAGCAATTTGCCTCCATCGTACTGGCAGATGTGCCCGCTACCAGCATGACTGATGCGGATATGGAACGCATGAGGACCGCTGTACGTGATTTGGGCATTGGTTTGATCATGACAGGCGGTAAAGATAGCTTTGGTATGGGTGGCTGGTTCCAGACACCAATCGAAGAGGCATTACCTGTTCACATGGATTTAAAAGGGAAGGAACAGCTCCCTTCGCTCGGACTTCAGCTGGTCATCGACAAGTCGGGTAGTATGAGCTCCGATGCCAGAGGTGCGGATAAGATGGCACTTGCTAGGGAAGCCGCGATTCGAGCGACAACCATGATGAATGCACAGGATTACATCGGAGTGATCGCATTTGACGATGCTCCATGGGATGTCGTAGCTCCACAGTCTGTCACGAAGCTGGATGAAATCCAACAGCAGATCAGCAGAATCCAAGCCGATGGTGGGACCGATATTTTCCCTGCCTTACAGCTGGGCTACGAACGTGTAAAGGCGATGAACACGCAGCGTAAGCACGTTATCTTGCTCACAGATGGGCAGTCTGCGCTCGACGACGATTACGAGGGCCTGCTACAACAAATGACGGCTGAAAATATTACCGTTTCAACAGTGGCGCTGGGTGATGATTCGGACAGATCGCTGCTGGAGATGATTGCCGAGTTAGGAAAAGGCAGATATTACTTTGCCAACGATGCCGAATCCATCCCGAAAATCTTCAGTAAAGAAACAGCATTAGCCAGTCGCACGTTTATTGTGGAGAAGCCCCAAGTACCAGGCTATACAGGGGTGGGAGCTTGGCCTACGCTGAAGCAGACATTGCCTCCGGTGCGTGCGTATATAGCAACGACACCAAAGCAAACAGCAGAATCATCCTTGATGAGTGCTGACGATGATCCGATTCTCACCCGCTGGCAGTACGGTCTGGGGCGTTCTGTCGCCTGGACGAGTGATCTGGAAGGGAAGTGGTCACCGGACTGGGTGGCTTGGGGAGGAAACAGCCGTCTGTGGAATGAAATCGTGGCATGGTCTTTCCCACAAATTACAGAAGGCGCTTGGAAGACGACCACGAGCGTGAACGGCGCAAAAGGCAATGTGAGGGTTACGATGCCAGCTGGTGGAAGCATGCCCCAAGAGATGGAGGCAGTCGTTCTCAATCAAGAGATGAAGCGAGAGGTCATCAAGCTTAAGCCGGTTGCGCCAGGCGTCATGGAAGGCGCATTCGAGACGGCTGATCCGGGCACTTACATGATTCAGATCTCACAAAAAAACCAAGGTCGAGTCATGGCGAGCCAAACGACAGGATTAACCGTCTCCTATTCACCGGAATACGGAATACATGCCGATGGAGAGAAAGAACTTCAAGAGTGGCTAAGTGCCGGTGGAGGGAATCAGATCACCAAACCGGAAGAGGCTTTTGGCGGCACGCTTCCTGATAAATGGGACACACAGTCAATCAGTGAGTGGTTGCTGATGTTGGCGGTTTTGCTGCTGCCGATCGATATCGCCGTTCGCCGTCTGCAGTTACCGGATCAATGGTGGGCAAGGCTATCTAGTTTATGGAGATTGCGCAAGTCCACGTCTGCTGATTCTGAACAACAGGCTGTATTGTCTCGCCTCGGCGAGAAGCGCTCTGCGACAAGACGGACACGCGAAGAGCGGACAGATGACCAGAAAGTCGTATCTGCTCCCCTTATTCATTCGGTAGGGGCGGCTGGAAATCGGGTGAAGCCAGCAGCAGTCAAGAACGAGCAGGCAAAAGAGAAGCAGGAGAAGCAAACACAGGCGCAGCCTGACGAAACACTAAACAGACTATTGGCGGCGAAGAACCGGAAAAAGTCTCAGTAA
- a CDS encoding ABC transporter permease, with protein MSDLRRFRNPVLFNEWKMRMRTNRSPWIILLYLLVLGAMTLTLIFFMTNGGSYYNPNDTRELFMMLSVFQLGMICFVVPGLTSGVISGERERQTLSVLLTTNVSATRLILGKWLASLSFMTFLVIATIPLYAIVFLYGGISPAQVIKVFGFYVITMFGIGSIGVLMSTLIKRTGIATVVTYAVVFGYAIGSSILAEIIKEFIRYQRRSGGMSSANMPDWPDLLHNFNPLLAMLNIFEEGPQIRIGNVDPFAVYCLFFGIVTLFCLLLAIYLIQPVKPRFRKVKEEQ; from the coding sequence ATGAGCGACTTGAGACGATTTCGCAATCCTGTCTTGTTCAATGAATGGAAAATGCGGATGCGGACCAATCGGTCACCGTGGATCATCCTGCTCTATTTGCTCGTTTTGGGCGCAATGACGCTCACGCTGATTTTCTTTATGACAAACGGCGGCAGTTACTACAACCCGAATGATACTCGCGAGCTGTTCATGATGCTGTCTGTGTTTCAGCTCGGGATGATCTGCTTTGTCGTACCGGGACTAACGTCAGGTGTGATTTCTGGTGAGCGCGAACGCCAGACATTGAGCGTACTGTTGACCACGAATGTCAGCGCCACTCGATTGATATTAGGCAAATGGCTGGCGTCGCTCAGCTTCATGACCTTCCTGGTCATTGCGACCATCCCGCTCTATGCCATCGTCTTTTTGTATGGAGGAATTTCACCTGCACAAGTGATTAAGGTGTTTGGTTTTTACGTCATTACGATGTTCGGCATCGGCAGCATTGGTGTGCTCATGTCCACGCTGATCAAACGGACAGGTATCGCTACGGTCGTCACTTATGCCGTGGTGTTTGGATATGCGATTGGATCGAGCATACTGGCGGAAATTATCAAAGAGTTCATTCGGTACCAACGCCGGTCGGGTGGCATGTCATCCGCGAACATGCCGGACTGGCCAGATCTATTGCATAATTTCAACCCATTGTTAGCGATGTTAAACATTTTTGAAGAAGGGCCGCAGATCAGGATTGGGAATGTGGACCCGTTTGCGGTTTACTGCCTGTTTTTCGGGATCGTTACACTGTTCTGCCTTTTACTCGCCATCTATCTCATTCAGCCAGTGAAACCGAGATTTCGCAAAGTAAAAGAGGAGCAATAA
- a CDS encoding DUF58 domain-containing protein produces MNQHLLDPSWLARLERMQMASRKAVSGSQAGKRRARQLGSSMEFADYRAYVPGDDLRQLDWNAYARSGKLFLKKYLDETELHVNLYIDCSRSMSYGQPNKMARAVEIAAALGYLSLCHLDHVSVYAFDSRITAALTGLQGKNQAHRLLSFLSSLQEGGTGDIQTAMRQPGAVSGKASTSIVLSDFLFESGYTEGIAYLQAARQEVTLVQVLSKEELAPTYAGELRLIDSETGQAKEVSLTSLLMEEYHKSLRDYQQELSAFAYGRGIAFVSVEAEQSLESIVFHVFRQAGLIR; encoded by the coding sequence ATGAATCAACACCTGCTTGATCCGTCATGGCTCGCCAGACTGGAGCGAATGCAGATGGCTAGTCGCAAAGCGGTCAGCGGCAGCCAGGCAGGAAAGCGAAGGGCGAGACAGCTGGGCAGTTCCATGGAGTTCGCAGACTATCGGGCGTATGTTCCCGGCGATGATTTGCGGCAGCTCGATTGGAATGCGTATGCTCGTTCAGGCAAGCTGTTTTTGAAAAAGTACTTGGATGAAACAGAGCTTCATGTGAACTTGTATATCGATTGCAGTCGTTCGATGAGCTACGGGCAACCGAACAAAATGGCCCGTGCAGTCGAGATTGCCGCGGCCCTTGGCTATTTGTCCCTGTGCCACCTCGACCATGTGTCGGTCTATGCATTTGACAGCCGCATTACGGCAGCACTTACCGGACTGCAAGGAAAGAACCAGGCGCATCGCTTGCTCAGCTTCTTATCTTCCCTGCAAGAAGGGGGAACAGGTGATATTCAAACGGCAATGCGCCAGCCCGGTGCTGTCAGCGGCAAAGCTAGCACATCCATTGTGCTGTCGGACTTTTTGTTCGAGTCAGGCTATACGGAAGGCATCGCGTATTTGCAGGCGGCCAGACAAGAGGTCACGCTGGTTCAGGTGCTTTCCAAAGAAGAACTTGCGCCCACGTATGCGGGAGAGCTGCGGTTGATCGATTCAGAGACCGGGCAAGCAAAAGAAGTATCCTTGACCAGCCTTTTGATGGAAGAGTACCACAAGAGCTTGCGAGATTATCAACAAGAACTGTCCGCGTTTGCTTATGGAAGAGGGATTGCCTTCGTGTCTGTAGAGGCGGAACAATCGCTGGAATCGATTGTCTTCCATGTCTTTCGTCAGGCCGGCTTGATTCGCTAG